Within Pseudomonas brassicacearum, the genomic segment CCAACCGCATCCATCACCTGACCGCAATCCTTGCCAAGGGCCTGGGTGCGTTGGGCTTGAGCGTCGAGCAAGACAGTTTCTTCGACACCCTGACCTTGCACACCGGCACGCAAACCGCCGCCCTGCACGACAAGGCCCGCGCCCAGCGCATCAACCTGCGTGTGGTGGACGCTGAACGCCTGGGCCTGTCCCTGGACGAAACCACCAGCCAGGCTGACGTCGAAGCCCTGTGGAAGCTGTTGGCCGACGGCAAGGCCCTGCCGGACTTCGCGGCACTGGCCGCCAGCGTGCAAAGCCGCATCCCGGCCGAACTGGTGCGCCAATCGGCGATCCTCAGCCACCCGGTGTTCAACCGCTACCACTCCGAAACCGAGCTGATGCGCTACCTGCGCAAGCTCGCCGACAAGGACCTGGCCCTGGATCGCACCATGATCCCGCTGGGTTCCTGCACCATGAAACTCAACGCCGCCAGCGAAATGATCCCGGTGACCTGGGCCGAGTTCGGCGCCCTGCACCCGTTCGCCCCGGCCGAGCAGAGCGCAGGCTACCAGCAACTGACCGACGAGCTGGAGGCCATGCTCTGCGCCGCCACCGGCTATGACGCAGTGTCGCTGCAACCCAACGCCGGTTCCCAAGGCGAATACGCCGGTCTGCTGGCGATCCGCGCCTATCACCAGAGCCGTGGCGAAGACCGCCGCGACATCTGCCTGATCCCGTCCTCGGCCCACGGCACCAACCCGGCCACCGCCCACATGGCCGGCATGCGCGTGGTCGTGACCGCCTGCGATGCCCGCGGCAACGTCGACATCGAAGACCTGCGGGCCAAGGCCATCGAGCACCGCGAACACCTCGCCGCGCTAATGATCACCTACCCGTCCACCCACGGTGTGTTCGAAGAAGGCATCCGCGAAATCTGCGGCATCATTCATGACAACGGCGGCCAGGTGTACATTGACGGCGCCAACATGAACGCCATGGTCGGCCTCTGCGCCCCGGGCAAGTTCGGCGGCGACGTGTCGCACCTGAACCTGCACAAGACCTTCTGCATCCCCCACGGCGGTGGCGGCCCGGGCGTCGGCCCGATTGGCGTCAAGTCCCACCTGGCACCGTTCCTGCCGGGCCACGCCAACATGGCACGCAAGGAAGGCGCGGTGTGCGCGGCGCCGTTCGGCAGCGCGAGCATCCTGCCGATCACCTGGATGTACATCCGCATGATGGGCGGCGCCGGCCTCAAGCGCGCCTCGCAACTGGCGATCCTCAACGCCAACTACATCGCCCGTCGCCTGGAAGAGCACTACCCAGTGCTCTACTCCGGCAGCAACGGCCTGGTGGCCCACGAATGCATCCTCGACCTGCGTCCGCTCAAGGACAGCAGCGGCATCAGCGTCGATGATGTGGCCAAGCGCCTGATCGACTTCGGTTTCCACGCCCCGACCATGTCGTTCCCGGTGGCTGGCACGTTGATGATCGAGCCGACCGAAAGCGAATCCAAGGAAGAACTGGACCGTTTCTGCGACGCCATGATCTGCATCCGCGAAGAAATCCGCGCGGTGGAAAACGGCAGCCTGGACAAAGACGACAATCCACTGAAAAACGCCCCGCACACTGCCGCGGAAATCGTCGGTGAGTGGACCCACCCTTATAGCCGCGAACAGGCGGTGTACCCGGTGGCGTCGTTGATCGAAGGCAAGTACTGGCCGCCCGTGGGCCGGGTCGACAACGTGTTTGGCGACCGCAACCTGGTCTGCGCTTGCCCGTCGATCGAAAGCTACGCTTGACCTGTGAGGGGGCGGGTTTGCTCGCCCCTTTCAACCACACCGCATATCCCCTTGTGGGAGTGGGCTTGCTCGCTCCCACATTGGATCTACGCCGACTTCATAATCGTCGATCCTCATAAAAAGAAACCGGAGAAACACCATGTCGTTAAGCGTGTTCGACCTGTTCAAGATCGGTATCGGCCCTTCCAGCTCCCATACCGTCGGCCCGATGCGTGCCGCTGCCCGTTTCGCCGAAGGGCTGCGTCGTGATGACCTGCTCAACGTCACCACCAGCGTCAAGGTCGAGCTCTACGGCTCGCTCGGCGCCACCGGCAAGGGGCACGGCAGCGACAAGGCCGTGCTGCTGGGCCTGGAAGGCGAGCACCCTGACACCGTGGACACCGAAACCATCGACGCCCGCCTGCAAGCGATCCGCAGCAGCGGTCGCCTGAACCTGCTCGGCGAACACTCCATCGAATTCAATGAAAAGCTGCACCTGGCGATGATCCGCAAGCCGCTGGCCTTTCACCCCAACGGCATGATCTTCCGCGCCTTCGATGCCGCGGGCCTGCAAGTGCGCAGCCGCGAGTACTACTCGGTCGGTGGCGGCTTTGTCGTGGATGAAGGCGCGGCCGGTGCCGACCGTATCGTCGAAGACACCACCCCCCTGACCTTCCCGTTCAAGAGCGCCAAGGACCTGCTGGGCCATTGCAGCACCTATGGCCTGTCCATCAGCCAGGTGATGCTGACTAACGAAAGCGCCTGGCGTCCCGAAGCCGAGACCCGTGCCGGCCTGCTGAAGATCTGGCAGGTGATGCAGGATTGCGTGGCGGCCGGCTGTCGCAACGAAGGG encodes:
- the gcvP gene encoding aminomethyl-transferring glycine dehydrogenase, which translates into the protein MTVNLGTANEFIARHIGPRASDEQAMLERLGYDSLEALSASVIPESIKGTSVLDMGDGQSEADALASIKAIAAKNQLFKTYIGQGYYNCHTPAPILRNLLENPAWYTAYTPYQPEISQGRLEALLNFQTLISDLTGLPIANASLLDEATAAAEAMTFCKRLSKNKGSNAFFASVHSHPQTLDVLRTRAEPLGIDVVVGDERELSDVSGFFGALLQYPASNGDLFDYRELTERFHTANALVAVAADLLALTLLTPPGEFGADVAIGSAQRFGVPLGFGGPHAAYFSTKDAFKRDMPGRLVGVSVDRFGKPALRLAMQTREQHIRREKATSNICTAQVLLANIASMYAVYHGPKGLVQIANRIHHLTAILAKGLGALGLSVEQDSFFDTLTLHTGTQTAALHDKARAQRINLRVVDAERLGLSLDETTSQADVEALWKLLADGKALPDFAALAASVQSRIPAELVRQSAILSHPVFNRYHSETELMRYLRKLADKDLALDRTMIPLGSCTMKLNAASEMIPVTWAEFGALHPFAPAEQSAGYQQLTDELEAMLCAATGYDAVSLQPNAGSQGEYAGLLAIRAYHQSRGEDRRDICLIPSSAHGTNPATAHMAGMRVVVTACDARGNVDIEDLRAKAIEHREHLAALMITYPSTHGVFEEGIREICGIIHDNGGQVYIDGANMNAMVGLCAPGKFGGDVSHLNLHKTFCIPHGGGGPGVGPIGVKSHLAPFLPGHANMARKEGAVCAAPFGSASILPITWMYIRMMGGAGLKRASQLAILNANYIARRLEEHYPVLYSGSNGLVAHECILDLRPLKDSSGISVDDVAKRLIDFGFHAPTMSFPVAGTLMIEPTESESKEELDRFCDAMICIREEIRAVENGSLDKDDNPLKNAPHTAAEIVGEWTHPYSREQAVYPVASLIEGKYWPPVGRVDNVFGDRNLVCACPSIESYA
- a CDS encoding L-serine ammonia-lyase, giving the protein MSLSVFDLFKIGIGPSSSHTVGPMRAAARFAEGLRRDDLLNVTTSVKVELYGSLGATGKGHGSDKAVLLGLEGEHPDTVDTETIDARLQAIRSSGRLNLLGEHSIEFNEKLHLAMIRKPLAFHPNGMIFRAFDAAGLQVRSREYYSVGGGFVVDEGAAGADRIVEDTTPLTFPFKSAKDLLGHCSTYGLSISQVMLTNESAWRPEAETRAGLLKIWQVMQDCVAAGCRNEGILPGGLKVKRRAAALHRQLCKNPEAALRDPLSVLDWVNLYALAVNEENAYGGRVVTAPTNGAAGIIPAVLHYYMRFIPGASEDGVVRFLLTAAAIGILYKENASISGAEVGCQGEVGVACSMAAGALCEVLGGSVQQVENAAEIGMEHNLGLTCDPIGGLVQVPCIERNAMGSVKAINAVRMAMRGDGHHFVSLDKVIRTMRQTGADMKSKYKETARGGLAVNIIEC